From a single Deinococcus humi genomic region:
- a CDS encoding ABC transporter substrate-binding protein gives MKKLLLTALLATLPAASAATLVFGNNGEPVSLESGNITDGISILVQRQIYDTLVDFKDGTTDLAPGLATSWSSNANATAWTFKLRPNVKFHDGTPLNADAIVFNLSRWWDKSHPYGFRDQGRTFEIVGDLLGGFKGDPTAVIKNIVKVNDSTVRVDLNKPSSVLPNVLAAGYFGIASPTAIKKDGAKYGTPASKPIGTGPFIFQSWRTGDRVVLTPNKSYWGAKPKVDELVIRSIKDASQRLNELKAGTIDFANDLTPDSLKSVQADKNLVAVKRPSFNVGFVSMNNNNQYLKNQKVRQAISMAINKKAIVDAFWNGLAVSNASFVPPVLAWGNSSKVPADYKFDPAAAKKMLADAGYANGFTIDLWYMPVSRPYFPNPKPIAEAIAADLSAIGIKVNLKTEDWAKYLQDRNATPGFDMYMIGWTGDYGDPDNFYGAYYGENGSSDISWNPPELQKLLEQGRAATTQAAKAKIYSQIHEMTYDAAYRVPVAHSQPLAAAQTYVKGWTPSPLGSESFNNISIAGKK, from the coding sequence ATGAAGAAATTGCTTCTGACCGCCCTGCTCGCCACCCTGCCCGCTGCCAGCGCCGCTACGCTGGTCTTCGGCAACAATGGTGAACCTGTCAGCCTGGAATCGGGCAACATCACCGACGGCATCAGCATTCTGGTGCAGCGTCAGATCTACGACACGCTGGTCGACTTCAAGGACGGCACGACCGACCTCGCACCCGGCCTGGCCACCTCATGGTCCAGCAATGCCAACGCCACTGCCTGGACCTTCAAGCTGCGCCCGAACGTGAAGTTCCACGACGGCACGCCCCTGAATGCCGACGCCATCGTGTTCAACCTGAGCCGCTGGTGGGACAAGAGCCACCCCTACGGCTTCCGCGACCAGGGCCGCACCTTCGAGATCGTGGGCGACCTGCTCGGCGGCTTCAAGGGTGACCCCACCGCCGTCATCAAGAACATCGTCAAGGTCAACGACTCCACCGTGCGCGTGGACCTGAACAAGCCCTCCAGCGTGCTGCCCAACGTGCTGGCCGCCGGCTACTTCGGCATCGCCAGCCCCACGGCCATCAAGAAGGACGGCGCCAAGTACGGTACGCCTGCCAGCAAGCCCATCGGCACCGGCCCCTTCATCTTCCAGAGCTGGCGCACAGGCGACCGCGTGGTCCTGACCCCCAACAAGTCGTACTGGGGCGCCAAGCCCAAGGTGGATGAACTGGTGATCCGCTCCATCAAGGACGCGTCACAGCGCCTGAACGAGCTGAAGGCGGGCACCATCGACTTTGCCAACGACCTGACCCCCGATAGCCTCAAGAGCGTGCAGGCCGACAAGAACCTGGTGGCCGTCAAGCGCCCCAGCTTCAACGTGGGCTTCGTGAGCATGAACAACAACAACCAGTACCTGAAAAACCAGAAGGTCCGTCAGGCCATCAGCATGGCGATCAACAAGAAGGCTATCGTGGACGCCTTCTGGAACGGACTGGCCGTCAGCAATGCCAGCTTCGTGCCGCCCGTGCTGGCCTGGGGCAACAGCAGCAAGGTGCCAGCCGACTACAAGTTCGACCCGGCCGCCGCCAAGAAGATGCTGGCCGACGCGGGATACGCCAACGGCTTCACGATTGACCTGTGGTACATGCCAGTCAGCCGTCCGTACTTCCCCAACCCCAAGCCCATCGCCGAGGCCATCGCCGCCGATCTGAGCGCTATCGGGATCAAGGTCAACCTCAAGACCGAGGACTGGGCCAAGTACCTGCAAGACCGCAACGCCACCCCAGGCTTTGACATGTACATGATCGGCTGGACCGGCGACTACGGTGACCCGGACAACTTCTACGGCGCGTACTACGGCGAGAACGGCAGCAGCGATATCAGCTGGAATCCGCCCGAACTGCAGAAGCTGCTGGAGCAGGGCCGCGCCGCGACCACCCAGGCCGCCAAGGCCAAGATCTACAGCCAGATTCACGAAATGACCTACGACGCGGCCTACCGCGTGCCTGTGGCGCACAGTCAGCCGCTGGCCGCCGCCCAGACCTACGTCAAGGGCTGGACCCCCAGCCCGCTGGGCAGCGAGTCGTTCAACAACATCAGCATCGCTGGCAAGAAGTAA
- a CDS encoding ABC transporter permease produces MGSYLIRRILRTVLVMLGISVVVFVFVRSIPGDPAVAMLGERATPEAAAALREQLGLNKPWFFNPANPLDAQYPKYISALVQGDLGSGLKSNIPVVNELKSRFPATAELSIAALLFALVVGMPAGILAALRRNSRWDNLATGISLVGVSMPVFWLGLLLSYFFAVKLGWLPPSARLGYEYNITPITGFYLLDSLLRGNIGAFWDALKHLVLPAIALGSIPLAIISRITRSSLLDVLGQDYVRTARAKGLAPNSVTIKHALRNALLPVVTVIGLQAGALLGGAVLTETIFSWPGIGSWVYEAIAQRDYPIIQGGVIFAALVVSVVNLLVDLSYAALDPRIQYS; encoded by the coding sequence TTGGGCAGTTACCTGATCCGCCGCATATTGCGGACCGTGCTGGTGATGCTGGGAATTAGTGTGGTTGTTTTCGTGTTCGTGCGCTCGATTCCGGGCGATCCTGCCGTCGCCATGCTGGGTGAGCGGGCCACGCCAGAGGCGGCGGCGGCGCTACGCGAGCAGCTGGGGCTGAATAAGCCGTGGTTCTTCAATCCGGCCAATCCGCTGGACGCGCAGTATCCCAAGTACATCTCGGCCCTGGTGCAGGGTGACCTGGGATCGGGGCTGAAAAGCAACATCCCGGTGGTCAACGAACTCAAGTCGCGCTTTCCGGCCACCGCCGAGCTGAGCATCGCCGCGCTGCTGTTTGCGCTGGTGGTGGGCATGCCCGCCGGGATCCTGGCGGCCCTGCGGCGCAACAGCCGCTGGGACAATCTGGCCACCGGCATCAGTCTGGTGGGCGTGAGCATGCCGGTGTTCTGGCTGGGGCTGCTGCTGTCCTACTTCTTCGCCGTCAAGCTGGGCTGGCTGCCGCCCAGCGCCCGCCTGGGCTACGAGTACAACATCACGCCGATCACGGGCTTCTACCTGCTGGATTCACTCTTGCGGGGCAACATCGGTGCCTTCTGGGACGCGCTGAAACACCTGGTGCTGCCCGCCATCGCCCTGGGCAGCATTCCGCTGGCGATCATCTCGCGCATCACCCGCAGCAGCCTGCTGGACGTGCTGGGACAGGATTACGTACGAACGGCCCGTGCCAAGGGGTTGGCCCCCAATTCGGTCACCATCAAGCACGCGCTGAGAAACGCGCTGCTGCCCGTGGTGACCGTGATCGGCCTGCAGGCAGGCGCGCTGCTGGGCGGCGCAGTCCTGACCGAGACCATCTTCTCGTGGCCGGGCATCGGCTCATGGGTCTACGAAGCCATCGCTCAGCGCGACTACCCGATCATCCAGGGCGGCGTGATCTTCGCGGCGCTGGTGGTGAGCGTGGTCAACCTGCTCGTCGACCTCAGTTACGCGGCCCTTGACCCCAGGATTCAGTACAGCTGA
- a CDS encoding ABC transporter permease, whose protein sequence is MTTTAPSTTAPAKKSESIFWRRFRKSTPGKVGGIIVILFVLLAVFAQVLRPYDPTTDRNYRLNLKPPSITALWNPEAKETYTDAVTGKTNIWAAPFGTDNLGRDVFTRVLHGTRISLKVGVVSTILALVFGSLLGVLAGYFGGWLDNILGYLSDVMLAFPSILLAIGFASIFSVDNPPLLIAAMDRLFALNSPQLVTAMLAVSLVQVPVYLRLARSVVLSVREREFVQAAGALGATQGRMIFRHVLPNSLSPLIVQGALSIATATIEVAALGFLGIGAQPPLPEWGTMISDSRSYYVDYPWTMIFPGLAIFLTVLGFNLLGDGLRDVLDPRSTQ, encoded by the coding sequence ATGACCACCACGGCTCCCTCCACCACTGCCCCCGCCAAGAAGTCGGAGAGCATCTTCTGGCGGCGTTTCCGCAAGAGCACGCCAGGGAAAGTCGGCGGCATTATCGTGATCCTGTTCGTGCTGCTGGCAGTGTTCGCGCAGGTGCTGCGCCCCTACGATCCCACCACAGACCGCAATTACCGTCTGAACCTTAAACCGCCCAGTATCACGGCGCTATGGAACCCCGAAGCCAAGGAGACGTATACCGACGCGGTGACGGGCAAGACCAACATCTGGGCCGCACCTTTTGGGACGGACAACCTGGGGCGCGACGTGTTCACACGCGTGCTGCACGGCACCCGCATTTCGCTGAAGGTGGGCGTGGTGTCCACCATACTGGCGCTGGTGTTCGGCTCGCTGCTGGGCGTGCTGGCCGGGTATTTTGGTGGCTGGCTCGACAACATCCTGGGTTACCTGAGCGACGTGATGCTGGCGTTTCCCAGCATTCTGCTCGCCATCGGTTTCGCCAGCATTTTCAGCGTGGACAATCCACCACTCCTCATCGCGGCGATGGACCGGCTCTTCGCGTTGAACAGTCCGCAACTGGTCACGGCCATGCTGGCCGTCTCACTGGTGCAGGTGCCGGTGTATCTGCGTCTGGCCCGCAGCGTGGTGCTCAGCGTGCGGGAGCGTGAGTTCGTGCAGGCTGCCGGGGCGCTGGGGGCGACGCAGGGGCGCATGATCTTCCGGCACGTCCTTCCCAACAGCCTCTCGCCGCTGATTGTGCAAGGCGCCCTGAGCATCGCCACCGCCACCATCGAGGTGGCCGCGCTGGGCTTCCTGGGTATCGGCGCGCAGCCCCCCCTTCCGGAATGGGGCACCATGATCAGCGACTCGCGCTCGTATTACGTGGATTATCCGTGGACGATGATCTTCCCCGGCCTGGCCATTTTCCTGACGGTGCTGGGCTTCAATCTGCTGGGCGACGGCTTGCGGGACGTGCTCGACCCGCGCAGCACCCAGTAA